Proteins from a genomic interval of Candidatus Rubidus massiliensis:
- the rpsK gene encoding hypothetical protein (RRP-S11), whose protein sequence is MSKQPATKKAIKPKRKNVLSVPSGIAHVKATFNNTIIVITDPAGRVVTWASAGKVNFSGSRKSSAFAATVAAQDAAKGAVALGMKEVEVNLKGPGAGRESAVRGLQSAGLTISSIRDKTPVAHNGCRPRKRRRV, encoded by the coding sequence TTGTCAAAGCAACCTGCAACAAAAAAAGCTATTAAGCCAAAACGTAAAAATGTTTTAAGTGTGCCATCAGGTATTGCGCACGTAAAAGCCACTTTTAATAACACAATCATCGTTATTACCGATCCAGCCGGACGTGTGGTTACATGGGCATCCGCTGGTAAAGTGAACTTTTCAGGATCTAGAAAATCTTCAGCCTTTGCCGCAACAGTTGCTGCACAAGACGCTGCAAAAGGTGCCGTTGCTCTAGGTATGAAAGAAGTAGAAGTAAACCTTAAAGGGCCAGGTGCAGGACGTGAATCTGCTGTAAGAGGCTTACAGAGTGCAGGTCTTACAATTTCTTCAATACGTGATAAAACTCCAGTCGCGCATAACGGATGTCGTCCACGTAAGCGTAGACGTGTTTAA
- the rpoA gene encoding DNA-directed RNA polymerase subunit alpha: MSVKYGKFEMPQKITIAEESTNFSRFIAEPFERGFGHTIGNSMRRMMLSSLEAPAIVSVRIEGVPHEYMAIEGIIEDMTNIILNFKGALLRKITMDDDQYARQMRIVTSTIEVSQDDLDKNNGQYEVTLGDLVKDGIYEVVNPSLHIFTITKPMRKQVDLRVAIGRGYVPSERLSIHDKAPDEILIDASFSPVRLVNYFVENTRVGQDTDFDRLIIEVTTDGRVTPSEALSFAAQIGAKHFEVFNKVKSHVLTFDEGFNESDSDIDEMMEKLALRIDEIELSVRSTNCLQGANIETIAELVSIPEKKMLGFRNFGKKSLNEIKAKLHEMGLSLGMNLEPYGIKPEDDVKEVVRRYHEEKKIKKDMSKVEDVG, encoded by the coding sequence ATGTCAGTGAAGTACGGCAAGTTCGAAATGCCCCAAAAAATTACCATTGCGGAGGAGAGCACGAATTTTTCCCGTTTTATTGCAGAACCTTTTGAAAGAGGCTTTGGTCATACAATTGGAAACTCAATGCGTAGAATGATGCTTTCCTCACTTGAAGCACCAGCAATTGTATCTGTGCGCATCGAAGGTGTTCCACATGAGTATATGGCAATAGAAGGTATTATTGAGGATATGACAAACATCATCCTTAATTTTAAAGGCGCTTTACTTAGAAAAATTACAATGGATGACGATCAATACGCTCGTCAAATGAGAATCGTCACTTCTACGATTGAAGTTTCACAAGACGATTTAGATAAAAACAACGGTCAATATGAAGTTACTTTAGGTGATTTGGTTAAAGATGGTATTTATGAAGTAGTAAATCCTTCTCTTCATATCTTTACTATTACTAAACCAATGCGCAAGCAAGTGGATTTGAGAGTAGCAATCGGAAGAGGATATGTTCCATCAGAGCGTCTATCTATTCATGATAAAGCTCCAGATGAAATCTTGATTGATGCTTCGTTTTCACCAGTTAGACTTGTAAACTATTTTGTAGAAAATACACGAGTTGGACAAGATACTGATTTTGATAGACTTATCATAGAAGTAACAACCGACGGCCGCGTTACTCCTTCTGAAGCTTTATCTTTTGCAGCCCAAATTGGCGCAAAACATTTTGAAGTATTCAATAAAGTTAAATCACACGTGTTAACTTTTGATGAAGGATTTAATGAAAGTGATAGTGATATAGATGAAATGATGGAGAAATTAGCTCTTCGCATTGACGAAATAGAGTTGTCTGTACGTTCAACAAATTGTCTACAAGGCGCTAATATTGAAACTATTGCAGAATTAGTTTCTATTCCTGAAAAGAAAATGCTTGGATTTAGAAATTTCGGTAAAAAATCATTAAACGAAATTAAAGCCAAGTTACACGAAATGGGACTAAGTCTTGGTATGAATTTAGAGCCTTACGGAATCAAACCAGAAGACGATGTCAAAGAAGTCGTTCGTAGATATCACGAAGAAAAAAAAATTAAGAAAGATATGTCAAAGGTAGAAGACGTAGGTTAG
- the rplQ gene encoding 50S ribosomal protein L17 — MRHLKDTCKLNRTSSHRRCMFANMLKSLIINGKIETTVPKAKALRRYADKMITLAKQNSLASRRRAISELMIRYNTLTAKEARDAKNGDTSSYNDDRQVIDVLFNDLGTRFASRNGGYTRITRYRRRVGDNAQTCFIEYLAS, encoded by the coding sequence ATGAGACATTTAAAAGATACATGTAAATTAAATAGGACTTCATCCCATAGGCGCTGTATGTTTGCGAATATGTTGAAGTCTTTGATTATTAACGGCAAAATTGAAACAACTGTTCCAAAAGCTAAAGCTTTACGCCGTTATGCTGATAAGATGATCACTTTAGCTAAACAAAATTCTTTAGCTTCAAGACGCCGTGCTATTAGCGAGTTAATGATTCGTTATAATACTTTAACTGCAAAAGAAGCAAGAGATGCAAAAAATGGTGATACAAGTTCTTATAATGACGATCGTCAAGTAATTGATGTTTTATTCAATGATTTAGGAACACGCTTTGCTTCAAGAAACGGTGGATACACAAGAATCACACGTTACAGAAGAAGAGTTGGCGATAACGCTCAAACTTGCTTTATTGAATATTTAGCAAGCTAA
- the gap1 gene encoding Glyceraldehyde-3-phosphate dehydrogenase 1, giving the protein MSNPKNICINGFGRIGRLALRAAIARPDINIVAINDLVPADNLAYLLKYDSTHGRFDGKVEAREGEIIINDKSVKVFNEKDPEKLPYKDLGIDYVLESTGIFASREGAQKHLNAGAKRVLISAPAKGDVPTFVLGVNDKQYNPEKDVIISNASCTTNCLAPIVKVLLDNFGIEEGLMTTVHAVTATQPSVDGPSKKDWRGGRGGYQNIIPSSTGAAKAVSLCIPEVKGKLTGMAFRVPVADVSVVDLTVRLTKNTTYEQICEAMKLAADGPMKGILAYCDELVVSSDFIGSTYSSIFDKFAGIALGGLFKIVAWYDNEVGYATRIVDFLSLMASKDK; this is encoded by the coding sequence GTGTCTAACCCTAAAAATATATGTATAAATGGATTTGGAAGAATAGGGAGGTTAGCTCTAAGAGCTGCAATTGCACGACCAGATATTAATATCGTTGCTATTAACGATTTAGTTCCAGCTGATAATCTAGCTTATCTTTTAAAATATGATTCTACCCATGGCAGATTTGATGGAAAAGTAGAAGCTCGAGAGGGTGAGATCATAATTAACGATAAGTCAGTAAAAGTTTTTAATGAAAAAGATCCTGAAAAACTCCCCTATAAAGATTTAGGCATTGATTATGTTTTGGAGTCTACAGGTATATTTGCTTCGCGAGAAGGTGCGCAAAAACACTTAAACGCGGGAGCAAAAAGAGTTCTAATTTCGGCCCCTGCAAAGGGAGATGTTCCCACATTTGTTCTTGGAGTAAACGACAAACAGTATAACCCCGAAAAAGATGTCATTATTTCTAATGCATCTTGTACAACCAATTGTTTAGCCCCTATTGTCAAAGTATTATTAGATAATTTTGGTATTGAAGAAGGATTAATGACTACAGTGCATGCAGTGACAGCAACCCAACCATCAGTTGATGGTCCTTCTAAAAAAGACTGGAGAGGTGGTAGAGGTGGCTATCAAAATATTATACCTTCATCAACTGGTGCTGCAAAAGCTGTGAGCTTATGTATACCAGAAGTAAAGGGTAAGCTTACAGGAATGGCATTTAGAGTTCCTGTAGCTGACGTCTCCGTAGTAGATTTAACAGTTAGACTGACAAAAAATACTACATATGAACAAATTTGTGAAGCGATGAAACTTGCAGCGGATGGGCCTATGAAAGGAATTTTAGCATATTGTGATGAATTAGTTGTATCAAGTGATTTTATAGGCAGTACATATTCATCCATTTTTGATAAATTTGCAGGCATCGCTCTTGGCGGATTGTTTAAAATCGTCGCTTGGTACGATAACGAGGTAGGTTATGCTACTCGCATTGTCGATTTTCTATCATTAATGGCATCCAAAGATAAATAA
- a CDS encoding F-box-like protein, producing the protein MQSISINSLPEEVHTYVFSYLSYKDLSKTEQVCKQWQRICSEDDLWRQFYKLIDLDYKKSNRQDWNEQVRFLLKKIELGTISKEDFDKVKTLGLTTLFFPKMAIDYTQGLSFHYEKVENVPLECYLATKLLDSQPIFSIDQAGTTYKIIPLKNWNDARIFAIYINNMIFLKNKLGWIIRSFGSCNDIRQTSNHQLITCGLELQIQDSNNISLENIKQDYLSLYNTLRIGWKIFDDTQYPDIEIDHNQFFRFIKESKLIDEDILIRFLISKFNLEQSIKCNRVNEEKIYLLVDKDIFSKFMDIFGFEIDYL; encoded by the coding sequence ATGCAATCAATTTCAATAAATAGTTTACCAGAAGAAGTTCACACTTATGTCTTTTCGTATCTCTCCTATAAAGACTTATCCAAAACTGAACAAGTCTGCAAGCAATGGCAAAGAATTTGCTCAGAAGATGATCTATGGAGGCAATTTTATAAGCTCATTGATCTAGATTATAAAAAATCTAATCGACAAGATTGGAACGAACAAGTTAGATTTTTACTAAAAAAAATAGAATTAGGAACTATTTCAAAAGAAGATTTTGATAAAGTGAAGACGCTTGGATTAACAACTCTATTTTTTCCCAAAATGGCAATTGACTACACACAAGGCCTTTCTTTTCATTATGAAAAAGTAGAAAATGTACCTCTAGAATGTTATTTAGCAACAAAACTTTTAGATTCTCAACCCATATTTAGTATTGATCAGGCTGGAACAACTTACAAAATTATCCCTCTAAAAAATTGGAATGATGCCAGAATTTTTGCTATTTATATTAATAATATGATATTTTTAAAAAATAAGCTTGGTTGGATCATTAGAAGCTTTGGATCTTGTAATGATATAAGACAAACCTCTAATCATCAACTTATTACATGTGGATTAGAATTACAAATTCAGGACTCAAACAACATCTCATTAGAAAACATCAAACAAGATTATTTAAGTTTATACAATACACTGCGCATTGGTTGGAAAATATTTGATGACACACAATATCCCGATATAGAAATAGATCATAACCAATTTTTTAGGTTTATTAAAGAATCAAAACTGATAGACGAAGATATTTTAATTAGGTTTTTGATTAGTAAATTTAATCTAGAACAATCGATTAAATGTAATAGAGTAAATGAAGAAAAGATCTATTTATTGGTTGATAAAGATATATTTTCTAAATTTATGGATATATTTGGCTTTGAAATAGATTATCTTTAA
- a CDS encoding putative esterase, with the protein MEGIIGKSKEENAALKQPFITNREFLQKRVMAGYEVALNLAGIDQKKIGVVGFGFGGLCALDLACSGVDLQSLVSIYGHYDLAPPHLIQPIKSKILILHGAKDPIVPISEVEQFQRYLTEHNVDWQTHLFGSAAHAFTTPGSNDGKAGIMYDEKSAVRAWKLTCRFLEQLY; encoded by the coding sequence ATGGAAGGAATTATTGGCAAAAGTAAGGAAGAAAATGCGGCTCTTAAACAACCTTTTATTACTAATCGAGAGTTCTTACAAAAGCGAGTGATGGCAGGTTACGAGGTTGCTCTCAATTTGGCTGGTATCGATCAAAAAAAAATAGGAGTTGTTGGATTTGGTTTTGGGGGACTTTGTGCTTTAGATTTAGCTTGTTCGGGAGTTGACTTACAATCATTAGTTTCAATTTATGGCCACTACGATTTAGCCCCACCACATCTCATTCAGCCGATAAAATCGAAAATTCTCATCCTTCATGGAGCTAAAGATCCAATCGTTCCCATAAGTGAAGTTGAACAGTTTCAAAGGTATTTGACAGAACATAATGTTGATTGGCAAACACATCTTTTCGGCAGTGCTGCGCATGCATTCACAACACCGGGTAGCAATGATGGTAAAGCTGGGATTATGTACGACGAAAAATCAGCTGTGCGTGCTTGGAAGCTCACCTGTCGTTTTTTAGAGCAGTTATACTAA